From the genome of Nakamurella flavida:
GTCGATCGGCCTACGACCGCGGACCTCGCTGGGTGTTCACAACTGCGAGTTAGCATCCGTGACTACTTGTGATAACACGCGTGCGGGTGGGGGCTGAGCTGTGGACACGATCGACAGGATCAAGGTGCTGCTGGTCGACGACCAGGCCCTGTTGCGCCTGGGATTCCGGATGATCGTCGGGCACGAGGCCGACATGGAGGTCGTCGGCGAGGCCCCGGACGGTCGGGTCGCGGTGACCATGGCCGGCACCACCCGGCCCGATGTGGTGCTGATGGACGTCCGCATGCCGGTGATGGACGGCATCGCGGCCACCGCGGAACTGCTCGCGGCCCATCCGGAGGTCAAGGTGATCATCCTGACCACGTTCGACCTGGACGAGTACGTGGTGCAGGGGCTGCGCGCCGGGGCCAGTGGGTTCCTGCTCAAGGACACCCCGCCGGCCGACCTGGTCGCCGCGATCCGCACGGTGCACGGCGGGCAGGCCTTCCTGGCCCCGGAGGCGACCCGTCGCCTGCTGGACGTCTGCGTGCCCGCCCTGCCCGCCCCGGACGGCGCGCAACCCGATGCCCACGCGGCGGCCCTGGCCACCCTCACCGACCGGGAGAACGCCGTGCTGGCCGAGCTCGCCGCGGGGCTGTCCAACCGGGAGATCGGCGCGAAGCTGTACATCGCCGAGGGCACGGTGAAGATCCACGTCGGGCGAATCCTGGCCAAACTCGGTCTGCGCGACCGGGTCCAGGCCGTGATCCTGGCCTACGAGGCCGGGGTGGTCCGGCCCGGCGCGGCGTGACGGGTCCGGTGTCCGCCCCGGTGACGAGCGGCTCACCGGTTCCCCTGGCGCGGCGCATCCGGCGGGCACTCCACCGGCCACGTCGGTCCTGGCTCCTGGACAGCGCGGTCGCCGCGGCGGTGCTCGCAGCCCTCCTCGCCGATCTGCCCGACGTCACCAGCCTGGCGGTCGCGGTGCCCTTCCTGGTGGCGGGTGTCGTCCTGGTCCTGCTGCGGCGCGTGGCGCCCCGAGCCGTCGTCGCCGCCGCTGTCGGTCTGTGGTTCGCCTGCGGGCTCGTCGAACCTCAACTCACCCTGGCGTTGGTCGTCCTGGTGGCGCTGTACACGGTCGGCGCGGCCGGGGCCCGGGTCGTCGCCCCGGTGGCGGCCGTCGTCGTCGCCGGCCTGGTCGGTTCCCACCTGGTGTTCCGTCCCGTCGCCGACGCGGCCCTGATCTACGGTCTGATCGTCGCCGTCGTCGCCGCCGCGACCGGGATCGGCCTGTACCGCGGCAGCCGCCGTGACCTGGTGCGCCAGTGGCGGGAGCGGGCCCAGGCGTTGGAACGCGAGCAGGAGCGCGAACGGGAACTGGCCGCCACCACCGAGCGGCTGCGGATCGCCCGCGACATGCACGACGTCGTCGGGCATCACCTGACCGTCATGGTCACCCTGGCCGAGGCCGCGGTCACGGTGCTGCCCGACCCGGATTCCCCGGACGGCGCCGGACCGGCCATGACGATGATCGCCACCACCGGTCGCGAGGCCCTGGCCGAGACCCGCCGCATGCTCGGGGTGCTGCGCAGCCCCGGTCCGGAGGTCGACCCGGGAGACCCCGTCGACGATCTCGCCGCACCGCTGCGCGCCGCCGGCCTCGCCGTCGACAGCACGGGTGGCGAGCTGTGGGCCCGACTGCCCGCCGAACTGCGCGCCGCCCTGCACAGAGTGGCCCAGGAGGCCTTGACCAACGCCCTCAAGTACGCCGGTCCCGGTGCGGTGGTGACCGTCTCGCTCGATCGGGACAGCACAGGGCTGCATCTGATCGTCACCGACGACGGCGGGGCGGACACCGGCGCTCCCCGCGCGGCACCGGTGTCCTCGTCCGGCCACGGATTGACCGGCATGCAGGAACGGTTGGAGCAGTGGGCGGGCGAGGTGTCCGCCGGACCGCTCCGCCCCCGGGGCTGGAGCGTGCGCGCGGTGGTGCGCGAGCAGTCGGCGCACTGATCTTCCCCGTCCGCCCGCTCTCCGATGCCCTGCAGGAGCATCGCTCCGCCGACCGGGACGGCCGGAGCGGGAGGTGGTCGAACCCCTCGCATCTGCCGTCGCTCAGCAGCTTCGACGGCTCCGGCCCGGTCCCGCAGGGTGCGGGACCGGGCCGGAACGGGGTGGGAGGTGGGTACCGGTCGCCGGTGGGTGGGGGCGATCAGAGCGACGCGGGCACCAGACCCACGGGGCTCTCGGCCGCTCCCCTGGCCATCGCATTCCACAGGGCCGCCGAGGCGGTACGGATCACCGGAGGAGTCATCGGCAGCGATCCCATCGGCATCCTGCCACCGAGGCAACGGATGAAGCGGATCGAGTAATTCCCGACGCCGGCGGCCATGGGGCCGGCGACCATGCCCAGAACAGCGCCGAGAGCGGCGCCGCTCGCGACTGCGTCACCGAACTTCGACCAGCTCCAGCCGGTGTCCTGGGTGAGGTGGCCGGTGAGTTGTGCGGCGGCATCCCCCGCGGCGGCGCCGACCGTTCCGAGCGCGGCACCGGCGAGCGCCCCCGAGGCGATGGAGCCCACCTGCCGGACACCGACCATGAATCGCAGCAGAGCCCGGGAGACGAGCGTGGCCGTGGCCCGTCCCATGACGACCGTCGCCGGTGCGATCTCCGGTTGCATGACGAAGGCCGACGCCAGCAGCAGGACCCCGGTGACCAGCGTGCCGACGACGGCACCGACGACGTCGGTCAGGGTGCTCTGCCCGGTGGGATCGATGGTGGTGATGGGTTCCTGGTTCGCGTAGTCGTAGGGGTTGGCGCTGCCGCCGACCTGCGGGTCGGGGGTGGTGAACCGCCCGAGGGCGGGCACGTAGACCCGCGCACCGTCCAGGAGCAGGGTGGGACCGGTGGTGGGGACGGCCGTCATGCCGACGCCCCAGCCGGGCAGGTCCGGCCCGGTCACGCCCGCCACCGTCCCATCGGCGGGGGCGCCGGTGAGCAGCTGCCCGAACGGGTCGTAGAGGGCGGGCGTCCCGGTCACCGTTCCGGTGGCCGTCAGCGTCACCCAGGCCGCCCCACCCAGGTCGTCCTGGCTCCACACCGCCACGCCGGCCGCGGGGGTGCTCACCGTGACCCCGCCGGGCAGGGTGGTGACGTCCTGGACGAGGTGGTTCTGGTTGTCGAGGGTCAGTCCGTCCAGGGTGTACCGCTCGGTCGTCGCCGCCGTGGTGGCGGCACCGGTCGACGGCGTGCTGGTGCGGGCCACGATCGTGCCGGCGGCGTCGCGCTGGTAGCTGGTCGTCTCCTGCTGATCGATCACCGAGACCAGCTGGTCCTCGGCGTCGTAGGCCAGGTGGGTGGCGCCGATCCCGATCAGGTCGCTGCCGGCGGTGGTGTCGTAGGTGAGGGCGCCCACGGCCGGGTCGGTGGTACCGGTGAGGCGGCTGCCGGCGGGGTCGTAGGTGGAGGAGTAGGTCGCCGTGCTGCCGTCGGGGTTGGTGACCGTCTGGGCGGTGCGGTTGCTGTCGGCATCGTAGGTGTAGGCCCAGCCGGTGTGGGAAACGGTCTGGTCGGTGGTCAGCGTCGCCGCGGTGAGCCGCTGGTCGACGTCGTACCGGTAGCTGTAGGCGGACTGGTGGCCCGGGGTGGCCAGGGTCTCGGCGAGGACCCGCCCGGCGGGTGAGAACGACCGGGAGTCGGTCAGCACCTGGTGGTCGCCGGTGGTCGTCGACACGGCCGAGGTGCGGCCGTCCGCGTCGGTGGTGTAGGTGGTGACGGCGCCGTTGCTCTCGGCGACGGACTGCAGGTCGCCGTTCTGTGCCCAGGTCAGCGTGGCGGAGACGGTGCTGCCGGGGGCTCCGGCCGGCTGGGTGGTGACCGAGGTGCCGTGCAGGGTGCCGTCGGAGTTGTAGGTGTTGCTCGTCGTCTTCACCGTCGGCGCGGCCCCGTCGGTCGGTGCGCTGGTGGTGGTGGTGGTGGCGGCCTGGCCGGTGACCGGGTCGTAGGTGGTCGCGCTGGTCGTCCCCCACCCGTCCCGCTCGAACACGGTGCGGCCGGCGAGGTCGACCGCGGTGATGCTGGTGCGCGTATCGGTGGTGCCGTCACCGTTGTGGACGGTGCTGGTGGTCGCGGTCTGCAGCGGGTCGCCCTGGTAGTCGTACTGGGTGATCAGCGTGCTCACGGGTTGGTCGGCGCCGGTGGGGGTGGTGGTCACCGTGGTGGGACGCCCGGCGGGGTCGTAGGCGGTGCTGACGGTCGCCTCGGCGGTGACCACGGCATCGGATCGGCCGGCGGCGTCGTGGTAGGTGGTGGACACGACCGGGCCGGCGCCGGATCCGCTGCGCGCCGGGTCACTGACCGTCTTGGTCAGCCCGGCCTGGTTCACCGCCGTGGTGGTCCCGGGGGCGGTGGCGGTCTCCGCGCCGCCCCAGGAGCCGAGCGTCGTGGTGTCGCCGGCCGGTGAGGTCAAGCCGGTCTCCCGGCCGAACTGGCCCTTCGCCGGGTCGACCGGCTCGAAGCTGCGGGTGCCGGTCAGCCCGGACGGGCTGGTGAGTGTGGTCGGATCGGCCACCTGGGCGTCACCGAAGGCTGCGGTGCTGGTCAGCGTGGTCGGCGAGGTGCCGTCCAGGGCGTCGGAGGTGCTGGTGGAAGTCTGCCGACCGGTGCCGGGGTGCAGGTGATCCAGCGGGATCGGCGTCGGCTGCTGCCCGGTCGGCGCGGCGGCCAGGCTCACCGAGCCGGCGCCGCCCGGGGTCGGGCTCGGCTCGGACAGGTCGATGCGGACACTGTGCAGGCCGGCGGTCAGCGCGACGCCGGTACAGGTTCCGCCCGGGCAGGAGACGCCGTCGATCCACAGCGCAGCCGCGCCGGACGGTCCGGCCGTGACGGTGTCGGTGCCGGCGGCGTCGACCTGCCAGGTCCCCGTCATTCGCGCCGACCAGCCGCCGGTCGTCGCCACCGGCGGCGTCGGCCAGTTGACGGCCAGCGAGGACACCGCGGCGCCGTTCACCTGCGGACCCGTCTCGGTGGCCGAGGGCGCGCCGGTCGCGGAGGGGTTCGCCCAGTACTGGGTGAGCAGGCCCTTGATCGGTTTGGTCGTGCCGGCCGAGGTGTTGCTCTGCCCGGTGGTGGTCTGGTCGTACCCGTAGGTGACGGTCGGCGTGGAGCCGTCCGCGGTGCCCCGGACCGGGCCGACCACCTTGCTGAGCAGGCCGGTGACCGGATCGTACGTCCGGGTGGTGGTGCTGCCGTCGCTCGCGGTGGTGACCAGCTGGTGGTCGGTGGCCGGATCCCAGGTGGTGGTGGCCTGACGGCCGTCGGCGTCCCAGCTGGACATGGGCAGCAGGGTGACCGGATCGGTGGCCACCCGCTGGACGAACCCGGCCGGCGGATTTGCACCGTCCTGGGTGATGGTGGTCTGCAGGGTGCCTGCCGGGTCGGCCTGGTCGGCCGGGGTGAGGGCGTAGGCGTAGTGGCGGGTCACCGCGACGCCACCGGGGGCGGCGGCCGGCGCCAGGACCGCGTCGACGCGTCCTTGGTCGTCGTAACCGATCTGGGCCGTCACCCCTGTCGCCTGATAGCCGGGGACGCCGGCGGCCAGCACGGCTGCGGCCGTCGGGGAACGCAGCACCGCCAGCCGGCCGGCGGCGTCCCATCCGTAGTCGGTGACGGAGGCGGCCGGTCCGGCGTCGCTGTCGGCGACGAGACGGCCGATCTGCACGGTGCCGTTCGCGCCGGGCACATACAGCACCCGGGCGTGCGAGCCGTCCCAGAAGGTGACGCCGGACAGCATCCCGGCCGGGGCCGGGACGAACCCGGCGGGCGACGTGCCGGACTGCGGCCCGTACTGCAGGGTGATCTGCTGCCCGGAGACCGGGTCGGTGATCGCGGTCAGCAGGCCGCCGCTCCACGTCTGCCCGAAACCCAACCCGTTCGGAGCGGTCACCGAGACCACCTGCGCGGTGACCGGGTTCGCGTCGGCGGGCTGGTCGGGGGTGGCGCCGAACACCGTGGTCGTGCCGTCGGGATCAGTGACCGTCCAGGTCCCGTCGCCGTTGCGCACGACGGTGGACAGCGTGGCGGTGGGCGCCTGCTCACCGGTGCCCCACACGGGCAGATAGGCCTGACCGGCCGCGGCCCGGTAGGTGATCGTGGCCCCGTTCACCTGGTGCAGGTCGACGGCCCCACCCGGGTCGACGGTCAACGACCGGTAGGGCGATGCCGAGCCGGCGGTCATCGCCCACCCGGTGGGCAGGCCGGGCGAAGCCTGCTGGTCGGCCTCGAAGGACAGGCCGACCGCCGCGGTCCCGGCCGCGGAGCTGACCGACTGTGACGTCCATGCCGTCGCGACTTCCCCGGTGCCCAGGGCGACCGACAGCGCCCCGATCGAGTCGGTGGCCTGCAGACCCGCCCGGCGGGTGTCGACCCGGAACAGGAACGGGCCGGCGACCGACCCGTCCGGTGCGGTCACCGACCACTGGTAGGCAGACCCGTCGCTGAGCTTGCCGGCCGGGATGCGCACCGACGAGCCGGACGAGGACAGCGTGAACTGACCCACCGGCGTCCCGGTCGCCACATTGCCCACGGTGAACGAGTAGAGCCCGGACTGAATGGTCGAGGCCTGCAGCGCGGGGGTGAGGGACGTGGCCAGACCGCTGGTCTGCGTGACGACTGCGTGCGCCTGGTCCGGCACCGCCTGGCCGCCGGCCGTGGTCCCGCCCGCCCAGGACAGGGTGGTCGGGTCACCGCCTGGGGCGGTGGTGAACGCCGCGGCGCTCGCCACGGCCGGGGTGGCCGCCGGACCCGACGGGCCGGCGTAGCTCACCCCGGTGGCCACCATCGACGCGGTGACCGCGATGACCACCGCCTGGGCACCCCGCCGCGCCCAGGCCGGTCCGCGGCGCTCGATGCCGACCGGTCGATCGCGGCGTTCCCCGTTGCGTCCCATCTCGTTCCCCTCCTCCAGCGACCGCGGCACGCAGTCGTCACTGCCCGCAACGCTAGGAAGAAGCCGGGGCCAGGACGTCTACCGCGGGGCCGGTCATGGTGCGTCGGCCGGTAGGCCGGAGGGCCTACCGACGGCCCGGACGTTCGACCGTCGGACAGATCCGGGCGCCGGTGGGCATTCGTAGCGTTGCCCTCGTCGCCGGACCGACCGGCTCCGGACACCGCCACCAGGGGCCATCGCTCCGCACACGCCAGCAAGAGGACACCATGCCTGACAACCGCTCTCACACCGTTGCGGCCCGCACGCCCGCCGGCTGCACCCCGCGCCGCCGCGCCGCCGCCCTCCTCGTCGGCGCACTGGGCATCGCCGCCGCCGCGTCCGTCGTGGGCGTCGCACCGGCGTTCGCCGACTCGATGACCTACTGCCCGACCGCGCCCAACAACCGCAGCGCCTGCAACGTCGCGGTCGACAACGTCATGCAGTTCACCCACCCCGGCGTCAACGCCGACGGATACTTCGTCCTCACGCGGTTGACCGACGAGATCGACAGCGGACACGACGACGACAGCAGCTACAGCACGGATCAGGAACCTGCCGCAACGCTGACCGGAGGCGCGCCGGGTCTCCAGTTCGTCAACAAGGCCGCCAACGCCGCCACCGGCGCCATCACCAGGGTGACCTACGGTGTGTCGGACGCTCCCTTCACCGCCACCGGCGCAGTCGAGGCCGCCACCGTCGGGTACGACTCAGAGGTCTGGTACAGCGGCCAGGACAAGTTCTCGGCATCCAGCTCCTCCGACTACCTGACCGCCGACATCCAGGCACCCACCGACAATCCCGACCACGCCGTCACCACCACCACGTTCGCCGACCGGCCGTTGTCCGTGCAGATCCACAACGGCCTGCCCGGAGTACCGCTGGTCAAGGTGGGGGACGAGACGGCAGGCGGGTTGCTCCTGGACCCCCGTGGAACCGACCAGGACGTCACCGCTGCGACCATCGCACCGGAGGACGCGACGCACGACGGCAACGCCTTCTACGGCGGCTACCGGTCCACTCAGCACGACGCCAGCTTCCAGGTCGTCTACGAGGTGCCGCAGGCACCGGCGGGCACCGACCCGACCAGCCCCTGGGTGCGGCTGGCCGGCACCCAGCTCCACCTGAACGTCGACATGGACCTCGACGACCCGACCAAGCAGGAGTCGACGTGCACGATCAGCTCGCCCACCTCGCTGAACACGGTGAACTGCACGGTGACGCAGGGAGGGTCCAACGGCGGCCAGAGCGCGGTCGCCTTCTCGATCACCCTGCCGTGACACTCCCCGCTCCCGGACCCCCGACGACCGGCCGGTCGTCGGGGGTACTGCCGGCAGAGCCTCGGGCGCTGGACCACCGCTGACCCACAGGTGGGCGGGAGTCCGAACGCCGACGACCACGGCCGCCACGTCGTCGGCCTTCCGGCCTACTGCCGGGCTCCCGGATCGGCCGCTGTGCTGATGATCGGGGGCGTCGGCCTTCCTAACGTGGACACCGTGCAGCCGGCACCCACGACCGGTCGTCGCCCAGCCCCAGGAGCATCCCCCGGTGAATACCACGATCCCCCACCCCGCCCGGCTCGCCACCTCAGCCGCCCCCCGGCCCACCGCCCCGACCCGCCGCAGCACCGTCCTGCTCGCCGGCGGCGGCCACGCCCTGGAGTGGTTCGACTGGAGCATCTACGCCACCTTCTCCCCGTTCTTCGCGGCCAGCTTCTTCCCGGCCGACCACGTGCAGCCGTTCCTCGCCACCATGGCCGTGCTGGCCGTGGGGTGCCTGGCCCGACCGGTGGGCGGGTACCTGTTCGGGCGCCTGTCCGACCGGCGCGGGCGGGCGGTGTCGATGCGGCTGACCGTGCTCCTGCTGGCCCTGGGTGGTCTGGTCATCGGGCTGTGCCCGAGCTGGGCCGTCCTCGGATGGGGGGCTCCGGCCCTGCTGGTGCTGGCCCGGATCGCGCAGGGCACGGCCTACGGCGGAGATCAACCCGCCACCCAGGCCTACCTCGCCGAGGTCGCGCCGGTCCGCCGTCGCGGCGTGTTCTCCAGCCTGGTCTACCTCTTCGGCGCCGTCGGCACCCTGGCCGGCATGGTGACCGCCCTGGCCCTGACCGTGGTGCTCCCGACGACGACGATGCATGCCTGGGGCTGGCGCGTGCCGTTCCTGCTCGGCGGGTGCGGCGCCCTGTGGGTGCTGGTGATGCGCCGCCGGATGCCGGAGTCCCCGATGTTCGTCCCGGCGGCCGACGCGCCGGTCCCCGCTGCGCGGCCGCGGTTGTCCGACCACCGCCGACCCGTCGCCCTGGTCGTCGGGCTCTGCACCGGCCTGGCCGTCGCGACCTACTTCTGGGTCGTCGCGCTGCCGGCGTACCTGATCGCCGAGCGGCACGTCGACGCCGGCACGGTGCTGACCGCCACAGCCGTCGCCCAGGTCGCCCTGATCGTCTGGCTGCCGGTGTGGGGAGCCCTGTCCGACCGGATCGGCCGCCGGCCGGTGCTGGCCGTCGGTTTCCTCGGTTCGATCGCCGCCGCCTTCCCGCTGAGCGCCCTGGTGAACGCCGACCCCGGCGCCCTGCTCCTCGCCCTCGTGATCGCGCTGTTCTTCCTGGCCGCGCCGCTCTCGGTGGCCCCGGCCGTCATGTGCGAGCTGTTCCCCACCCACATCCGCACCCTCGGCAGCGCCCTGCCCTACGCGATCACCGTCTCGGTGTTCGGCGGTTGCACGCCCTATCTGCAGGCCTGGCTGACCGGTCGGTACGGCTCGAGTGCCTTCACCGGGTTCCTGGTGGTGTGCCTGCTCGTCTCGCTGATCACCGTGATCCCCCTGCCGGAGACCCGCGGTCGGCTGCTGGACGAGGTGCCCGGACCGACGGGCCGCGCGTGCCCCGAGACGCTGCCCGCCCTGTCCCGGTCCTGAAGCAGGGCAGGAGGTCAGGCGCTGGTCACCCGGTAGACGTCGTAGACGCCCTCCACCCCGCGTACCGCACGCAGCAGGTGGTTGAGGTGCTTGGGGTCGGCCATCTCGAAGGAGAAGCGGGTGATGGCCATCCGGTCCTTGGACATCGACAGGTTCGCCGACAGGATGTTGACCTTCTCGTCGGCGAGGGTCTTGGTGATGTCGGACAGCAGCCGAGCCCGATCCATCGCCTCGACCTGCACCGCGACGAGGAAGACCGAGGCGGAGTGCGGGTCCCAGCTGACGTCGACCAGCCGGGCCTGCTCCTCCTGCAGCGCCTCGGCGTTGGTGCAGTCGGTGCGGTGCACGGAGACCGCGCCGCCCTTGGTGATGAACCCGAGGATGGCGTCGCCCGGCACCGGGGTGCAGCACCGGGCCAGCTTGACCTGGATGTCGGTCAGGCCCTTGACCAGCACGCCCGCGTCGGGGGTGGGCCGGGCGCGCCGGGTGACCGACGGCGCGGACTTCTCCGCGATCGCCTCGCCGGCCTCCTCCTCGCCACCGAGGGCGGCGACGACCTTGGCCACCACCGACTGCGCCGAGACCTGGTTCTCGCCGACGGCCGCGTACAGCGCGGCGATGTCCTTGTATCCCAGTTCGTGTCCGGCGGCGTTCAGCGCGTTGTGCGAGACCAGCCGCTGGATGGGCAGGCCGGCCCGGCGCGCGGCCTTCGCGATGGCGTCCTTGCCGAGATCCACCGCCTCCTCACGGCGGCCCTTGGCGAAGTACTGCCGGATCTTGGTCTTGGCCCGGGAGGACTTGACGAAGCCCATCCAGTCCCTGCTGGGCCCGGCGTTCGGTGCCTTGGACGTGAAGATCTCGACGATCTGTCCGTTGGTGAGGGGCTTCTCCAGCGCGACTAGGCGCCCGTCGACCTTGGCACCGATGCACCGGTTGCCCACCTCGGTGTGCACCGAATAGGCGAAGTCGACCGGCGTGGCGTCGACCGGCAGCGTGTGGATGTCGCCCTTGGGGGTGAAGACGAAGATCTCGCTGGAGGCCATCTCGAAGCGCAGGTTGTCCAGGAACTCGCCGGCGTCACCCGCCTCCCGCTGCCAGTCGAGCAGTTGGCGCATCCAGGCGACCTCGTCCACGGCGGCCGCCGGGCCGGTGTGGGTGCCCCGGGTCTCCTTGTACCGCCAGTGCGCGGCGATGCCGTACTCCGCGGTGTGGTGCATCTCGTAGGTGCGGATCTGCACCTCCAGCGGCTTGCCCTGCGGCCCGATGA
Proteins encoded in this window:
- a CDS encoding response regulator, whose translation is MDTIDRIKVLLVDDQALLRLGFRMIVGHEADMEVVGEAPDGRVAVTMAGTTRPDVVLMDVRMPVMDGIAATAELLAAHPEVKVIILTTFDLDEYVVQGLRAGASGFLLKDTPPADLVAAIRTVHGGQAFLAPEATRRLLDVCVPALPAPDGAQPDAHAAALATLTDRENAVLAELAAGLSNREIGAKLYIAEGTVKIHVGRILAKLGLRDRVQAVILAYEAGVVRPGAA
- a CDS encoding sensor histidine kinase translates to MLAALLADLPDVTSLAVAVPFLVAGVVLVLLRRVAPRAVVAAAVGLWFACGLVEPQLTLALVVLVALYTVGAAGARVVAPVAAVVVAGLVGSHLVFRPVADAALIYGLIVAVVAAATGIGLYRGSRRDLVRQWRERAQALEREQERERELAATTERLRIARDMHDVVGHHLTVMVTLAEAAVTVLPDPDSPDGAGPAMTMIATTGREALAETRRMLGVLRSPGPEVDPGDPVDDLAAPLRAAGLAVDSTGGELWARLPAELRAALHRVAQEALTNALKYAGPGAVVTVSLDRDSTGLHLIVTDDGGADTGAPRAAPVSSSGHGLTGMQERLEQWAGEVSAGPLRPRGWSVRAVVREQSAH
- a CDS encoding RHS repeat domain-containing protein, with protein sequence MGRNGERRDRPVGIERRGPAWARRGAQAVVIAVTASMVATGVSYAGPSGPAATPAVASAAAFTTAPGGDPTTLSWAGGTTAGGQAVPDQAHAVVTQTSGLATSLTPALQASTIQSGLYSFTVGNVATGTPVGQFTLSSSGSSVRIPAGKLSDGSAYQWSVTAPDGSVAGPFLFRVDTRRAGLQATDSIGALSVALGTGEVATAWTSQSVSSAAGTAAVGLSFEADQQASPGLPTGWAMTAGSASPYRSLTVDPGGAVDLHQVNGATITYRAAAGQAYLPVWGTGEQAPTATLSTVVRNGDGTWTVTDPDGTTTVFGATPDQPADANPVTAQVVSVTAPNGLGFGQTWSGGLLTAITDPVSGQQITLQYGPQSGTSPAGFVPAPAGMLSGVTFWDGSHARVLYVPGANGTVQIGRLVADSDAGPAASVTDYGWDAAGRLAVLRSPTAAAVLAAGVPGYQATGVTAQIGYDDQGRVDAVLAPAAAPGGVAVTRHYAYALTPADQADPAGTLQTTITQDGANPPAGFVQRVATDPVTLLPMSSWDADGRQATTTWDPATDHQLVTTASDGSTTTRTYDPVTGLLSKVVGPVRGTADGSTPTVTYGYDQTTTGQSNTSAGTTKPIKGLLTQYWANPSATGAPSATETGPQVNGAAVSSLAVNWPTPPVATTGGWSARMTGTWQVDAAGTDTVTAGPSGAAALWIDGVSCPGGTCTGVALTAGLHSVRIDLSEPSPTPGGAGSVSLAAAPTGQQPTPIPLDHLHPGTGRQTSTSTSDALDGTSPTTLTSTAAFGDAQVADPTTLTSPSGLTGTRSFEPVDPAKGQFGRETGLTSPAGDTTTLGSWGGAETATAPGTTTAVNQAGLTKTVSDPARSGSGAGPVVSTTYHDAAGRSDAVVTAEATVSTAYDPAGRPTTVTTTPTGADQPVSTLITQYDYQGDPLQTATTSTVHNGDGTTDTRTSITAVDLAGRTVFERDGWGTTSATTYDPVTGQAATTTTTSAPTDGAAPTVKTTSNTYNSDGTLHGTSVTTQPAGAPGSTVSATLTWAQNGDLQSVAESNGAVTTYTTDADGRTSAVSTTTGDHQVLTDSRSFSPAGRVLAETLATPGHQSAYSYRYDVDQRLTAATLTTDQTVSHTGWAYTYDADSNRTAQTVTNPDGSTATYSSTYDPAGSRLTGTTDPAVGALTYDTTAGSDLIGIGATHLAYDAEDQLVSVIDQQETTSYQRDAAGTIVARTSTPSTGAATTAATTERYTLDGLTLDNQNHLVQDVTTLPGGVTVSTPAAGVAVWSQDDLGGAAWVTLTATGTVTGTPALYDPFGQLLTGAPADGTVAGVTGPDLPGWGVGMTAVPTTGPTLLLDGARVYVPALGRFTTPDPQVGGSANPYDYANQEPITTIDPTGQSTLTDVVGAVVGTLVTGVLLLASAFVMQPEIAPATVVMGRATATLVSRALLRFMVGVRQVGSIASGALAGAALGTVGAAAGDAAAQLTGHLTQDTGWSWSKFGDAVASGAALGAVLGMVAGPMAAGVGNYSIRFIRCLGGRMPMGSLPMTPPVIRTASAALWNAMARGAAESPVGLVPASL
- a CDS encoding MFS transporter — translated: MNTTIPHPARLATSAAPRPTAPTRRSTVLLAGGGHALEWFDWSIYATFSPFFAASFFPADHVQPFLATMAVLAVGCLARPVGGYLFGRLSDRRGRAVSMRLTVLLLALGGLVIGLCPSWAVLGWGAPALLVLARIAQGTAYGGDQPATQAYLAEVAPVRRRGVFSSLVYLFGAVGTLAGMVTALALTVVLPTTTMHAWGWRVPFLLGGCGALWVLVMRRRMPESPMFVPAADAPVPAARPRLSDHRRPVALVVGLCTGLAVATYFWVVALPAYLIAERHVDAGTVLTATAVAQVALIVWLPVWGALSDRIGRRPVLAVGFLGSIAAAFPLSALVNADPGALLLALVIALFFLAAPLSVAPAVMCELFPTHIRTLGSALPYAITVSVFGGCTPYLQAWLTGRYGSSAFTGFLVVCLLVSLITVIPLPETRGRLLDEVPGPTGRACPETLPALSRS
- a CDS encoding RelA/SpoT family protein, with translation MSPQVDVAARQPPVRVGSTAVPPARPEPAPTPSATRRVRARLTRRMSGQRTAVTAPGRTVLEPLFAVHRNLHPKADVKVLEQAYEVAEQAHREQFRKSGDPYITHPLAVATILADLGMDTTTLVAALLHDTVEDTPYTLDDLNRDFGEEVGHLVDGVTKLDKVRFGDAAEAETIRKMIIAMAQDPRVLVIKLADRLHNMRTMRFLAPDKQARKARETLEVMAPLAHRLGMSTIKWELEDLAFAILHSKRYDEIVRLVADRAPSRDVYLAEVTQQLDAELSGAKIPAQVVGRGKHYYSIYQKMQVRGREFDEIHDLVAVRIMVGTVRECYAAMGVVHALWSPMPGRFKDYIAQPRYGVYQSLHTTVIGPQGKPLEVQIRTYEMHHTAEYGIAAHWRYKETRGTHTGPAAAVDEVAWMRQLLDWQREAGDAGEFLDNLRFEMASSEIFVFTPKGDIHTLPVDATPVDFAYSVHTEVGNRCIGAKVDGRLVALEKPLTNGQIVEIFTSKAPNAGPSRDWMGFVKSSRAKTKIRQYFAKGRREEAVDLGKDAIAKAARRAGLPIQRLVSHNALNAAGHELGYKDIAALYAAVGENQVSAQSVVAKVVAALGGEEEAGEAIAEKSAPSVTRRARPTPDAGVLVKGLTDIQVKLARCCTPVPGDAILGFITKGGAVSVHRTDCTNAEALQEEQARLVDVSWDPHSASVFLVAVQVEAMDRARLLSDITKTLADEKVNILSANLSMSKDRMAITRFSFEMADPKHLNHLLRAVRGVEGVYDVYRVTSA